The segment TAAAGAATATGCAGAACTTTCACTTGCAATAGTTATGGCAGCTGGAATTGGTATAGCCAGTTTACTAATCAGCATCGGAAAGAATAAAACCGTAGGCATAACCAACTATTTATTTGGGAGCATATCTTTAGTTACTGAAGAGGATTTAAAAATCATCGTATTTCTAGGTGTTATTATTATTGCAGTAATTCTATTACTTTTTAGAGCATTGTTCTATATGACTTTTGATGAGTCTGATGCAAAGTTGAGAGGAATACCGGTTAATAAACTTAATTTATTATTTGCAATGCTTGTAGCTATTACTATAACACTTTCTATGAGAATTGTAGGTATTTTATTGATTTCTTCTTTGATGACAGTGCCTGTAGCGACAAGTATCCAAATAGCCAAAGGTTTTAAGCAAGCTTTTATTTATACTAATGCTTTTGGAGTCCTTTCAGTTATTATAGGTTTAATAGCATCATTTTATCTCGATGTTGCTCCAGGAGGTTCCATAGTAATTGTTTCATTACTTTTACTATTGACTGTTATTGTTATAAAGAAGCTTCATGCAAAAGTTGCAAGACGGATAACTAATAATTTAGACGGAGATGTTTTTAATGAACACAATATATAAAATATATGAAAGTATACAAGAAAAAGGATATAAGCTTACAGTGCAAAGGAAAGCAATGCTAGATATTCTTATAGAAAATAAAGACTATTTATTAGAACCATCAGATATATTTGAATGGGTTCTTAAGAAAAACAAGGATATTAACTTTTCAACCATATACAGGAATCTTGAGACCTTTATTAATATAGGTATTGTAAGAAAAGTAAGCTTAGACGATGGCAAAAACGCCTATCAGATAGTACTTGAAGAGCAACATATTCATAGTCTAATTTGTAAAAAGTGTGGGAGGGTTGAGGTACTTAAGAGCTGTCCATTAGAAAAGATAGATATGAAAGAAATTGAGAAAAAGGGCTTTCAACCAGATTCACATAAATTTGAAATTTATGGTTTTTGTAAAGAATGCTGTCATTCATAAAACTTTTAAGAGCTTCAATAATGAAGCTTTTTTTAT is part of the Proteiniborus sp. DW1 genome and harbors:
- a CDS encoding metal ABC transporter permease; translated protein: MIIFEYPFMQRALLIGIIISIISSSMGLFLVLRRLSMVGDTLSHTALAGVAVGMITNIYPLYTAILTTLAASFVVEKLRKEYKEYAELSLAIVMAAGIGIASLLISIGKNKTVGITNYLFGSISLVTEEDLKIIVFLGVIIIAVILLLFRALFYMTFDESDAKLRGIPVNKLNLLFAMLVAITITLSMRIVGILLISSLMTVPVATSIQIAKGFKQAFIYTNAFGVLSVIIGLIASFYLDVAPGGSIVIVSLLLLLTVIVIKKLHAKVARRITNNLDGDVFNEHNI
- a CDS encoding Fur family transcriptional regulator is translated as MNTIYKIYESIQEKGYKLTVQRKAMLDILIENKDYLLEPSDIFEWVLKKNKDINFSTIYRNLETFINIGIVRKVSLDDGKNAYQIVLEEQHIHSLICKKCGRVEVLKSCPLEKIDMKEIEKKGFQPDSHKFEIYGFCKECCHS